ACACCAGCCCGACGGATATCCTGTACTATCTGAACGAAGAGGTAAGGAGAGGGGCCGCCTGGCAGGGGAAAACCGTGGAGTTTGAGGAATTTCCGGGCGGACACATGGTGGACCTGCCTGGACAAACCTCGGTATTTGAAAAGGCCATGAAATTCGCTTCTGATTCTTTTCAGACTGATCATAAAAAACCGGCAAAATGGTCACACTACGACCTTTACGGTGATTTTGAAGTATGGGGGTATGAGCTCCGCAGCAGTAAAACCCAGCCCGGATTTATTTACCTCAAAGACGTTGAACAGGGAGGCTTCGGATTATACACCAAAAAATGGCTGCCACGTGGGCCTGTTATGGAAATGGATAAAATTACGCTGAAAACAGCCCCGCTTTACACGCCTGATTTTTTATATAACACGGTATTATTTTCACAGAAAACCGGAAAAGTGACTCCCGGAAAAGTGAAGAGTGATTCAAATGGAACATTATCTTTTGAACTGGATGCTGCGGGGAATGAGATAGGGATTTTTACTGAAAACAGCCCCGTCAGCTGGAAGGTGGCGGATTACACGATAGGGTCAGGGAGTAAGTATCTGACAGCGGATAGTACCAATCAGTTGTATCTGAAATTATTCAACAGAGGGGCAACGCCGCCCGAGAGGGACGATATCAATGTCATTGTGGAATCGCTGGAAAATGATGTCGTAATCGGCAGTACGTGGGTTTCTGCTAAACCGGATTCCGGAGTAAGAGTCTTTGTTTTACCACCATGCCGGATAAGCAGTTTCAGGAAACCTGTCTTACATGGAGAACCGGCAGACGTACGTCTGAGGATTACCATTAAAAATGGAAGTTCTGAGAAAGTTGAAATTTTAAGAATTCCGTTCTATTATGATGTTCCTTACTTTCGGAACCTTAAAATCGACGATGGAGCTGAGGTGCGGGGAGAGGCACTAGGGAAGGGAAACGGGGATGGAAAGGTAAACCGGGGAGAAAAAATTCTGGTATATGAGGGAAAGAACCGCCTGAGAATCTATTCAGAAAACCCGTTTGTGCAGAACTTCAAAGAAGAGTTTACGGATGAAATTATTCCGGCACGCTGGCCCGATGGCTTTACCCAAAGCTCAGTGATCAGTATCTCTCCTGACTGTCCTGACGGGCAGGAAATCGAATGTTTGGCAAGTTATGAAACCAAAACATTCAACCCTATCGAACGAAAACTTACCTGGGGGAGGGTCAAACTGAAAGTTTATAAAAAATGAAATACTGGCTGGCTTTGTTGGTGGTGGTAACGGCGAAGGGAAACGCAACGGCGCAGAAAACTGCCACAGGCAAAAGGCAGATTGTTATTTTGAAAGCCGATGACCTGATGTTCCATGATAGTGTCAATGCATTTTCCCCGAGTGAGACAGGTACCAAAATTAACCCGATTTATCTTGCCTGATAGGGACCGTGAACCGCCTTTACGGAAAGGTTTTCATTGCTATCGTTCAGGATAATAACCTGGTAGGTTTCACCACCGGGAGCTACCCGGATCACGATATGGCCTTTATCACTTTTTAGTTTATTAAGCAACTCTCCGATCACCAGCTTGTTGGCTTCCAGCATATCGGTAGCGAATATATCCCGCTCCCCCTGATAGATCTGCTGGGAATAGAGCCTGTCGAGCACATCATGTCCGGGATGATCTGACGACCACACCGGGATCACCACAATTCTTGGTCGCAGGGAGGCTAGCAACGCGTCATTCTGAGAGTCCCTGTTTCCATGATGATCGAGAATGTGGGCATCCACAGGCCCCACAATTTTTGATACCGGTGTCTCCACATCGTTCCAAAGCGGAGCTCCGAACCGGAGTACCCCCGGCATGTCTCCACCCGAAAAATAATCGAATTTCCCATAGCTGATCCTCACACCGATACTGCACATGTTTTCGCTGGGGTACTGCCCGGGCGCCAGGCTTTTAAGGTCCGGAAAAAGCTTTTTGGTAGTCGTGCCCAGTCCTGTCCATAACTCTCCGTTAGCAATGATATTCCTGACCTCGAAGTGGTCATCAAACTTTGTTTTGTTACGAAGCAGCACAATCTGATCGTTACGGCCCGGCTTGCTTTGCTCGAAAACCGTACTTTTATTTTTTCGCTGCCAGTTTACGAATATTTTATAGTTGGTCATTACCTCATCTTTCAGCGGGGAAGGGTAGGCATAAGCAGGCCAGCCTCTGTCAATAATTTTATCAATAGGTAAATACGCCGCCACTTCCGTGATCCCGGCAAGTTTGAAACCTCCTTGGTCCGCCATTTTAGAGATACTTGAAGGCATTCCCATGTGGTCGTCGTGGAAATGGGTGAGCTGCGCATAATCAAGTTTTGGAGGCAAGCTGCTCATTGTCATTACTTTGCTGATATACCGTGCTATCCATTCGCCCGGCTGCTTTTCCGGACCCGGCACTGCGGCAGTGTTCCGCGCACTTTGGGTTCTCGGATCAGTCGGGTCCAGGGCACCCGCATCAATCAGGAGCGTAGTACCATCGGGCAGAATAAAAAAGGTGGCATTTCCTCTTCCAGTATTGATGTGGTGGATATCCATTTCCCCTTCTTTCCAGGCAGGCAGTGTTTCTCCTGCCTTTTGGGAATAAGCAGAAGCGGAAATGAAAATGAATAATACATTTGTTAAAATGCTTGAAATAAGAAAGTTGTATTTTAGATGCATCGCTGGAAGCAGATTGTGTGACAGGTCTTTCAAATTTAAGGAGCTTCCGCCAGAAAATTATCGGATGCCGGAAAATGTAACAGAAAGGAAATGTGTTTCAGTTTATCACCGGTTTGAGAAACGAAACACCGGCGCTTTCAAAAAATGATATCTTAAAGTATCTTGCTGTAATAATCGTTTTATAAGCCACCACCAACCACAGCATGTCTGCTTCAGCCGGTAAGTATCTGATCATTGCAGGACTGCTCATCCTTTTTATCGGATGTGCGGTTTACTTTTTGGGGAACAAGTTATCATGGTTGGGACGCCTGCCGGGAGATATCAGAATAGAAAAGGAGAATTTTAAATTTTATTTTCCAATCACCACGATGATCCTTTTCAGCGCTTTGCTGAATTTGGTGATTCTGCTGGTCAGAAAATTCCTGCATTGAAATCTGAGGAGAAAACAGTATTAGTATAACTACATTATGCACTTCCCTTTTTTTGAAAACTGTAGATAAGATATCCCAGTGCCGGCAGAATGAATATACTTCCCAGAAGCAGGGCCATTGCGAGGGTATAGATCGTCTGCTCTTGCCCGCTGTGTTCCAGCAGCGACAGATAGCCTCCGTTTTTCAGGATCACGATATTAGGAAAATGCTTGAAAGTGGTAGTAATCAGGATCATCGTTACCTGAAAACCGGCCAGCGGGCGAAGCCATCTGATGTTGCCGATATAAAGCAGATACCACATGAGTATCAGTGAAAGTGTGGCGGAAATAATGGCGGTTCTGCCCACCCAGTTACCGAATACCCAATCCATCAGCGGGATATGTTCCAGATAAGAGGCAATAAAAACCAGTACGCCGCAAACCACGGCAGCGATGTTGAAAAACTGTGCTTTATGCGCAAACCGCAGCCTTTCCTGGTCTGTTTCGGCCTCACCTATGAGGTATACCGCTGCCAGAAATCCGCAGATAGCAACGGTAAAGAGGCCGACCGAAATTGAAAAAAGATGCATCCAGCTGAACAGGTAGGCGTCTGCGAAATTATCGGCTCCCGTGTCTATATGCCCCGAAACGGTACTGCCTGCAATAATTCCCAGAAAAAACGGGGTGATGAAACTGGAATATTCAAAGATGGGGGTATAGATGTTCTGCATGTCGTCCTGTACCGCATCATAATGCCTGAAGGTGAACGCTGTGCCCCGGGCAATGATACCTAAAAGCATAATCGTAAGCGGAATATGGAGATGTACCGACATGGTGGCATAGATGACCGGAAATCCAACAAAAAGTATGACGATGGCAATGATCAGCCACATATGATTAGCCTCCCACACGGGGCCTATGGCCTCATAGAGGGTTCGGAGGGTCTTGCTTTTATTTTTACGCGAAGTAAAAAGCTCAATGATCCCCGCACCGAAATCTGCGCCTCCCAGGAGCAGATAAAGCAGGATAGAAGCCCAGAGATAAGTAATTACTACATAGAGCATAGCAAGCAGATTAAATCGGGTATTGGTTTAAGATTTTTCATAAGCAGGTTTAGTGTGTATTTTCATTGGAGGTATCATATAAGGTTCCCACCATTTTAATCTGACGGTAAAGCATGAACACAACAATCACGGCCAGGGAAATGTAAACGGCTGAAAATAAATAAAATGAATAGGCAATGCCGGGCATCGGTGTAACGGCTTCGGCGGTACGCATAATCCCGTAAATGATCCACGGTTGCCTCCCCACCTCGGTAACCGTCCAGCCTGCCTCTACTGCCATAAATCCCAAGGGAGTAGCCAGTACAAAAAGTTTCAGAAGCCAGCCGTTTGAGAGCCAGTGTTTCCTTTTCCAAAAAGCGAAAAAATAGAGAACCGATAGCAGCATCATGGCCATACCCATCCCTACCATCAGCTGAAAAGCGTAATGGGTGATCGCCACCGGGGGCTGGTCTTTCTCAGGTATAGAATCCAGTCCACGGACCTCTGCTTGGAAATTTCCATGTGCCAGAAAGCTCAGGAAGCCCGGTAATTCCAGCGCATAATCCACTTTTTTATGCTTTTCATCGGGAATGCCGCCGATGATAAGAGGCGCTGCTTTTGAGGTATGGAAATGAGCTTCCATGGCCGCCAGTTTAGCAGGCTGCCGCAACGCCACATCTTTGGCAGAAATATCTCCGCTTAACGGCTGGATCAGTGCGGCCGTACATCCGAAAATAGCGGCAATGGTAAAGGATCTGGTGTGAAACAGAACATTCTGCCTCCGCAGGATCATCAGCGCATGCACACCGGCCACGGCAAACCCGGTGGCGGCAAAAGCAGCTATGGTCATATGTAAGGCCTGAGAAAACCAGGCATCGTTGAACATGGCTGCAATGGGATCAATGTTGGTATACTGTCCGTTTGTAAAGTCGAAACCGGCGGGACTGTTCATCCACGCATTGGCGGCCACCACCAGTATCCCGGAAGCCAGGCCGGAAACTCCCACAATTACACCGGTGAACCAGTGAAACCATTTATTAAAGCGGTCCCAGCCGTAAAGGAAAAATCCCAGGGCAATGGCTTCAATGAAAAATGCCGTTCCTTCAAGCGAAAACGGCATTCCGAAAATAGGTCCCGCATGTTTCATGAATTCAGGCCATAAAAGACCGAGTTCAAAAGAGAGTACTGTTCCGGAAACCGCACCGGTGGCAAAGAAAATGGCCACTCCTTTGCTCCATGCTTTGGTGATATTTTTGTAAACGATATTGCCGGTTTTCAGCCAGTAGAAATGGGACACGGCCATAAAAAACGGCATCACCATTCCGATGCATGAAAATATGATATGAAAACCAAGAGAAAGGGCCATCTGAGACCGGGCCGCTATAAAATTATCCATGGCAGGCTTGCTATGATTACGAAAAATCTTTTCCTCAGAATACTGTCGGCCGCACCTTCAATTTCGACATATTTGCGCGGATGAATACATGGATTACTTCTGAAGAGTGATGGGGCCAAAGCTAAGCACCGATGGCCGCAAATGCTATTAATTATAGGGAAATTGTTGGGCTATTGTTGTGAAAATAGGAGAGTTCAATGGCAGCTGAAGTAGTAAGAAACCCTGCGGGTGTTTACTTTTGCACTATCATAAAAGATCACAGCCGATGACTTATTTATCCAGACGTCACTTTCTCAGAACAGCCGGAGCGGGCACCGTGCTGGCCTTGGCCGGAGGGCATGTTATTTCTGTTCCTAACGTCAGCAAACTCCGTCTTGGCGGGCCGATTTTCCTGAAAAGTACTGATCCTGAAGAACTCGCCAGGGAACATCGTCGGCTGGGATATGGCGCGGCTTATGTACCTGCTCTGGAACTAAAAGATACCGACAGAATTATGGCCGTCCGAAAAGCTTATGCCGCTCAGAACGTGGTGATTGCAGAGGTTGGGGCCTGGGTGAACATGCTTGACAGTGATGCTGTAAAGAGAAAGAAAAACCTGGATTACGTAATCGGGCGGCTTGCATTGGCGGAGGAAGTCGGGGCGTTGAATTGTGTCAATATCGGTGGCTCCTACAACCCCTTGCAATGGGACGGTCCTGATCCCCGGAATATGACCCGGGAATATTTTGACGCTACCGTTGAGAACTGCCGGAAAATAATTGACGCTGTAAAACCGCGATCGGCCAAGTTTTCCCTTGAAATGATGGGATGGAGCCTGCCTGACGGCCCCGACTCATACCTGAAATTCATCAAAGCCATTGACCGGCCCGCGTTTGGGGCACATGTTGATATTGCCAATATCCTCAACAGTCCCGAACGGTACTACAATAATGCTGCATTGATTAACGAGACTTTCAGAAAACTTGGGAAATGGATCACATCTTGCCACGCCAAGGATGTGTTCGGGAAAGATGTACATCTGGCTGAGACCATGCCTGGGAAAGGTGCTCTGGATTACAATGCTTATCTCAGAAACGTGGCCGCACTTTCCAGAGAAGTGCCCTTCATGCTTGAACATTTAAGGACTCCGGAGGAATATGATCAGGCCCGTTCTTTTGTCGTGAAAAAGGCGCAGGAGCTTAGTATTCAGTTGGTGTAATCGAATGGCAGTCGTTCCTGCCTGGCGGGTTAACTTAATTCCCGCCTGGCAGTTTCAGAAGGATACGAGAATTGATCCTTTATGTCAGATAAAAATCAGCGCTTAAATTGCCTTGATCATCAGTAATTTGTAGTGTCATTTGAGATTTTAATCATAGCATCATGTCCAATATTAGTATTATCATTGAAGAACGCCCG
This portion of the Dyadobacter sp. CECT 9275 genome encodes:
- a CDS encoding alpha/beta hydrolase; the protein is MLKKIKPKYGVCFATFLLVFPVFIYAQNIPYQDLTHNSKVFGHQKWYRLYLPAGYENSDKHYPVIYFFHGWGGRYFKDDNARLEYEKLKTLVDKYQCIMVMWDGNLEEKQPRPYNVGDHADIRFEVQMKDYFSELVRYVDTTYRTLTDRGHRAIIGFSMGGFMSLYLAGKYPHLINSIVSMMGSPEFFVGTPANHTLYPVRYTFENLQEVKTRVHTSPTDILYYLNEEVRRGAAWQGKTVEFEEFPGGHMVDLPGQTSVFEKAMKFASDSFQTDHKKPAKWSHYDLYGDFEVWGYELRSSKTQPGFIYLKDVEQGGFGLYTKKWLPRGPVMEMDKITLKTAPLYTPDFLYNTVLFSQKTGKVTPGKVKSDSNGTLSFELDAAGNEIGIFTENSPVSWKVADYTIGSGSKYLTADSTNQLYLKLFNRGATPPERDDINVIVESLENDVVIGSTWVSAKPDSGVRVFVLPPCRISSFRKPVLHGEPADVRLRITIKNGSSEKVEILRIPFYYDVPYFRNLKIDDGAEVRGEALGKGNGDGKVNRGEKILVYEGKNRLRIYSENPFVQNFKEEFTDEIIPARWPDGFTQSSVISISPDCPDGQEIECLASYETKTFNPIERKLTWGRVKLKVYKK
- a CDS encoding ComEC/Rec2 family competence protein yields the protein MKDLSHNLLPAMHLKYNFLISSILTNVLFIFISASAYSQKAGETLPAWKEGEMDIHHINTGRGNATFFILPDGTTLLIDAGALDPTDPRTQSARNTAAVPGPEKQPGEWIARYISKVMTMSSLPPKLDYAQLTHFHDDHMGMPSSISKMADQGGFKLAGITEVAAYLPIDKIIDRGWPAYAYPSPLKDEVMTNYKIFVNWQRKNKSTVFEQSKPGRNDQIVLLRNKTKFDDHFEVRNIIANGELWTGLGTTTKKLFPDLKSLAPGQYPSENMCSIGVRISYGKFDYFSGGDMPGVLRFGAPLWNDVETPVSKIVGPVDAHILDHHGNRDSQNDALLASLRPRIVVIPVWSSDHPGHDVLDRLYSQQIYQGERDIFATDMLEANKLVIGELLNKLKSDKGHIVIRVAPGGETYQVIILNDSNENLSVKAVHGPYQAR
- a CDS encoding DUF2905 domain-containing protein; the protein is MSASAGKYLIIAGLLILFIGCAVYFLGNKLSWLGRLPGDIRIEKENFKFYFPITTMILFSALLNLVILLVRKFLH
- a CDS encoding cytochrome d ubiquinol oxidase subunit II, translated to MLYVVITYLWASILLYLLLGGADFGAGIIELFTSRKNKSKTLRTLYEAIGPVWEANHMWLIIAIVILFVGFPVIYATMSVHLHIPLTIMLLGIIARGTAFTFRHYDAVQDDMQNIYTPIFEYSSFITPFFLGIIAGSTVSGHIDTGADNFADAYLFSWMHLFSISVGLFTVAICGFLAAVYLIGEAETDQERLRFAHKAQFFNIAAVVCGVLVFIASYLEHIPLMDWVFGNWVGRTAIISATLSLILMWYLLYIGNIRWLRPLAGFQVTMILITTTFKHFPNIVILKNGGYLSLLEHSGQEQTIYTLAMALLLGSIFILPALGYLIYSFQKKGSA
- a CDS encoding cytochrome ubiquinol oxidase subunit I gives rise to the protein MDNFIAARSQMALSLGFHIIFSCIGMVMPFFMAVSHFYWLKTGNIVYKNITKAWSKGVAIFFATGAVSGTVLSFELGLLWPEFMKHAGPIFGMPFSLEGTAFFIEAIALGFFLYGWDRFNKWFHWFTGVIVGVSGLASGILVVAANAWMNSPAGFDFTNGQYTNIDPIAAMFNDAWFSQALHMTIAAFAATGFAVAGVHALMILRRQNVLFHTRSFTIAAIFGCTAALIQPLSGDISAKDVALRQPAKLAAMEAHFHTSKAAPLIIGGIPDEKHKKVDYALELPGFLSFLAHGNFQAEVRGLDSIPEKDQPPVAITHYAFQLMVGMGMAMMLLSVLYFFAFWKRKHWLSNGWLLKLFVLATPLGFMAVEAGWTVTEVGRQPWIIYGIMRTAEAVTPMPGIAYSFYLFSAVYISLAVIVVFMLYRQIKMVGTLYDTSNENTH
- a CDS encoding sugar phosphate isomerase/epimerase family protein; this encodes MTYLSRRHFLRTAGAGTVLALAGGHVISVPNVSKLRLGGPIFLKSTDPEELAREHRRLGYGAAYVPALELKDTDRIMAVRKAYAAQNVVIAEVGAWVNMLDSDAVKRKKNLDYVIGRLALAEEVGALNCVNIGGSYNPLQWDGPDPRNMTREYFDATVENCRKIIDAVKPRSAKFSLEMMGWSLPDGPDSYLKFIKAIDRPAFGAHVDIANILNSPERYYNNAALINETFRKLGKWITSCHAKDVFGKDVHLAETMPGKGALDYNAYLRNVAALSREVPFMLEHLRTPEEYDQARSFVVKKAQELSIQLV